The Malaclemys terrapin pileata isolate rMalTer1 chromosome 7, rMalTer1.hap1, whole genome shotgun sequence nucleotide sequence GGAGAGACATGGCTGCCATGTTACTGttctggtggggtggggaggggaaaggagagggggtGTCTCTCTTTGTGAAGGAGACTTAATTAAAATGGAGAATTATGGTGGCAGTTTGAGCCAAGTTAGAAGAGCACTATCATTATGTATATGGAACTGAATTTGATGAAGAATTTGGAGTCTTACCACTGATCATACTAAGCATTGAAACCTTAAATtatgtataaagaacaggagtacttgtggcaccttagagactaacaaatttattagagcataagctttcgtggactacagcccacttcttcggatgtactcctgttctttttgcggatacagactaacacagctgctactctgaaaccttaaattatGTATGTATCTTTCCACATTGACATAATTTTGGTATGTGTTGGTATAATGCCCTAGTGATGGAGATCTTTGTAAATCTACAAGAATTTTCTTATTGGAGAAGCATAATAGAGAGTGAGCCCATAAACCCTACCATGATTCagtagcttttttaaaaacaaaaatgaaaactttttttccttctaggTTGGCGAATACGTAAGAGGTATTTCTTAATGAAGAGTAAGAATCAACCAAAGGAGCGACTAATGTTAAGCTGGGTATGCTTGGATCTTAAATTTCATCCCACTTTCAGGTTCTTCAAGATCACTATAAATGAACTAGTCAAAGCAGCATTATAAAACCCCTCTGTGTGGTTGCCTTCATCCCCAACAAAAGTAATAAATGTTTTGAGTTCATCCTCAAGATCTTATTTTAGTGAAGCCTAACTTCATAGTGTTTTATCAGATCTTGCCTGTGAATTACAGAAACATGTAAACTTGGGTGCTTGGGATCCAGCTCTAAGTGGCAGTGTGAACCACTTGTGAGCTAGTTTAGCTTTTAGAATTTTTCTTTTCATAATGTATAAAGCATTACCTTGCATTGGAATTTGCCCTCTTTTACTCTAGAGGTAAATTTTTAAGAAGCAGCTGTTTTAGTAACTTGTGAGCAAACTAAGTGAAAATCCTTCCATCTTTTTCTGTATATTAGTCAGCTGATGCCTTACTGTTTGTATTCATTTCTAGGCTGACTTTGGCCCTGATAAATACTTGTCTGATAAAGACTTCCAGTGCGCTGTGAAACTTCTTCCTTCTTGTTCTGTGAGTGTTGCCTTGCTGACTCTTAAACTGAGCCAACCCAAAACTAACCCTGATGAGGACTAATCCTGAAAAAGTGTATGCAGtcgaatataaaaatattgtgtaCTGTTATAAAACTGCTTTCATCTGAAGAGCTCAAAGCCTTTGCAAACACTAGTTAAGCCTCCTGCACCCTGGTGAGGTAATATGTAATCACCCAGGAAAGTAGCAGTACCAGAAATGTCAGTCATGGCGGCTGTGTTTTTTCTCTTCCTAGCTTTCCATAATACTTTGAGTTAGCATCAGCTTGGATTGTAAATGTCCAAGATTTTCAGGCTCTCACAATAGTGCTGTCTATACATTTAATTGTTTAACAACTCATCAGATGTCCTGAGGATCTAATGGATATCCGTGAAATGTGTTTTGATCCTCTGTGCTCTGTCTGCAATCTGTCAGTAGCCTGGAGGCAGTGCTCTTATTTCCGATGTTCCAGGGAACACCACATGGCAGGATCCAATCGTAGTAACTCTATCTGAATAAGGAATGGTATCTGCTGACCCCAAAGGGAGTCCTGTGCAGCCTGTCTCCGCTTTCAGACTCTCTTGCTTTTTGCTGTCACCTTGGGGCTAATTCTTACAGCCAAGTTTTAAATGGGAATGGTTGTTTTTTCCAATCCTGCAAGCAAAGTTGTCAGCAGAAAGTAAATAGTGCCCACTTGCACTGAGTTACTCTAGTGAGTGATATTAATTTCTGAAAAGGTTATGAAACTAGTGCTGTGAATTCTTAATCTTGAACTACCTCATATGCAAATCTAGGGTCTGAGCCCACAAACCCATGAGTAACTTTATCCAGCATAAATAGAGACAAAGTGGCtcaggtaatatattttattggacaaaTTTCTGTTGGTTAGAGAGACCAGCTTCTgaccttacacagagctcttcttcaggtctgggaaacttagaCCTTGTCTCTGCTAcaaattacttcagtataacAGATGATTAATCAACACCCCTGAGCAAAGtgagttatactgacctaagcaccagtgtagacagcgctatgttggctggagagcttctcccactgacatagttacTGCTTCTCATGGAGGCAGGAATCattaagctgacaggagagctctctcccattggctgagaacgtCTTCTccagaagcactacagtggtgcaggcTGTAAGTGCTCTAATGTAAACATAACCACATTTGGTGTCTCAAAGGTGaacacaagatggaacagatggtttagcataaatagttaatacatatttcaagggaccactcAAGGTGACCTGGCCCATTAATACTCCTTCAGTCATAGGGAACATAACAGGCCACTTCATTTTAACatgtatttcaagggaccattcaactACTTACTTACACTAAAcgatctgttccatcttgtatttagctgtgagacATTAAGGGCAGGTCTATGGTACAAATGTACATCCATGCAGCAGCGCTGCTGTAGTGTGTTTGGTGAAGACAATCTAAGCcaatgggggagagctctcctgtcagctcaATGACtctgcaagaggcagtagctatgtgagTGGAAGAAGCTGTCCCGCCATCACAGTGCTGTCTATATGGGGGGGTtcaggttggtataactacattgctcaagagtgtggatttttcataccccggAGCGACccagttataccaaagtaagtgtGTGGTGTTGACCAAGtgtgagtaagtttcccagatctgaagagctctgtgtaagctcagaaACTTGTTTCTCTAaccaacagaagtgggttcaAATATAAGAGATTACCTCagtcaccttgtctttctaatctcttgggaccaacacagctacagtaACATCTTATGCAGCATAGTCCCATTAAACTCCCCTTAAAGTTACTCACAGGCATGAGTGTTTACAGGACTGGACCCTTAATCTTTTTTATCAACACGCTAGTGACTGCAGTGTAAGAGATCATGAGAAAGAGAGCAGGTAATGAAGTTTGCAACTTCCTAACTTCCCCTGATGCCCACCAAATTCCCCTGTGCTTGGTCACCTCCAGTTGGAGTACATCTGTTTTATCATATGTGGGCAGGGGTgtgcacgggggggggaggggggagggcaagcAGGGGCCTGGGCACCCCCCCAATAATTGGAGGGGGCAAAgcaagctcctccagccccagggctgcggcaggaGCACAGAACATGCTGCTTCAAATTCAGTTAGATTTAAATTCCTGTGCACGTCCCTGTGTGTGAGTTactaatttagggcctgatccagctgtTACTGAAATTAGTAATAAGATTCCTGTCtacttcagtggaagctgaatAAAATCCTTGCTATGTTTGCCCTTGGTTAAGACTAAAGTAATGGTCCGTTAAGCAGATGTGACTACAGACTCTGGCTTGTCATTTTGATAAACAAATAATTCAAATGCATGATATTACTTCAGGATATCTGTTCTCTAGTAAATGAATCTAGCATGAATTTACTGTAATCCACATTAAGATGTATGAATCTTCTTAATAGCTTCTTCTTTTGGCAGCATCCCTACATTTACAAAGTCACTTTTGCCACAGCCAATGAATCCTCGGCACTGGTAATTAGACCATTCAATGAGAAGGGAACACTAAAGGACCTTATCTATAAGGTACTGTACAATGGCACTGATTTTTAGCAAAATGCTCTGCCATGTTTTTTTACTTTATGGTCTTTAGAGTGTATATTAATAATAGTATAAAGAGTTTTTTATGTTGAGTAAATCGAGTACTTAAGTTTTCTTCTTTATAATTGCTTAGTACGAGCATGGCATTTTATATGTTCATTAATAGctgtgtactttttttttaaaaaaggcaaaaccAAAAGACCCATTCCTGAAGAAGTACTGCAATCCCAAAAAAATTCAAGGTCTTGAACTTcagcaaataaaaacatttggGAGACAAATATTAGAGGTAACTCCTTTTACTGTCTAAAATGCATTTGTGACTAAAGGGTTAATATCCTCATAACTAACGGCTTGAAAATCTCCTAATTAACAGCTTGGATTATTCTAATGGAAGGGAGTTAAAAATGTTGTATCCTTTTGAAGTTAGTTTATTTTGTACATTTGGCCACACTGTGTGTAGTCAGTTCAGTGTAGTCCCCTATAtagttagcagggccggctccaggcaccagcggaggaagcaggGGCTTGGTgtggccaattcaaaggggcggcactccatccggtatcggggcggcacgtccgggtcctCAGCGGAAactcggcagcaggtccctcattccctctcttcctctttgagttgccaccaaagaggaagagggggggacccgccgccgaactgccgcagAAGAAGTGGCacgattgagctgctgctgaaatgccaccactctttttgctgcttggggtggcagaaaagctggagccagccctgatagtTGGGTCTccatcctgcaattggatccttGTGTGCAGACCATTATCCTGGCATGGAGCCCCCGTTGTGATGTAACTGGCGCTCTGCACCTGTGCAGAGCCTGCCCACGTGGATCCATTTGCTGCGCTGGGGACTAAGTTAACTACCTTTTTTTCTTGCCGGAAAGACCCATAAATATAGACAGGAGTAGGGATCCATAAAAGCACTAATAAGggtaacttttgaaaaaatcaggCTCTAGTACTTAAAAGGGTGCTCCATCAGAAACTGGAATTTTTCCGAATCagtaaattttaaagaaaaaattaaagtcAGCAGCATCCTTTTAAATCTCTACTTCTGATTGAAGTGGGTAGAGGAAACAGTTGTTAGAGAGGAATGTGAGAACATGAACCTTTAGCGCCTGATGGGTTGGGGAAACCACCAGGTGAGGTCTAGGGAGGAGTGATATCATACAGGTGGTGCCAGTCCCAATCTGAATGAAGAGCTGTAGAAGGTGGCTTGACTCTGTGACCATGTGGCTAGAAGATGGGAGCTGAATGGGGGAAAATGAAAGATCCAGAGTCTGGGGAGCTGGTCCATCCATTGTGCAGTCTTTTAAGTACACTTCAAACATTATCTGACAATCGTCCAAACAGATGTCCTCACAGTGACACTTTTCGCTGATCTTTCAGGTATTAAAATTTTTGCATGAAAAAGGATTTCCTTATGGGCATCTACATTCCTCCAACGTGATGTTGGACGGTGATACGTGCAGGTTGCTGGATCTAGAGAATTCCTTGCTGGGACTCCCATCCTTTTATCGATCGTATTTTACACAATTTCGGAAAATTAATGTAAGTCACTTAAAATATAAAGCAATAAATAGATATTTCCTACGTGAAAATCATCGTAGAGGTGATAGTAAAACAATTTGTACTTGACAATAAGATATTACAATAGTTTATCAACCCTGAAAAGTGACCTTAATGCTGTTGTAGAAAGTACGACTTCGGTAGGCATCTGCTCAAGTTAGCATATATCTCTCTGGAATGAAATAGAGAATGTTCTCTAAGATGGATGGACTAGAGACATTATGTAGATGTCTGGCTCTTGAAAACTCATAAGTTGGGCAGGGGTTGGTGCAGGTTATTATTTCTCAGCTGTTGATTTGCACATCAACAGTAGACTGTGTCTACAGAGAAGCTAGACCTAACTTCCCCTCTGTTGGGAAATCTGCCCTGTTGTAGAACTTGCAAGTGTTTAACTGGTATGTTGCCTTGCCCTCAAGTACTCATTGTAATAAATTACATAAGGTATCACATGGGACAGCTGCTGACCTTGTTCAACAGTTGTACTGAGTTGCCAAAGAAACTTTCAAAAGTTCACGGTTATATTCACTGTCAGTGCCATCAAAACTTACTAAAGTCTTAGCCAATAAGTGCAGCCACAGATATGTCTGCTACTAACATAAATCTAAAAGCCAGTGAACATCCTCTATTAACACTTAGTTCACTATGCTAAAATTAAGCCAAATGCACTAAACTCTCTGGTATTTTGTACAAATAGTCCTTTTTATCTACTTATTGGCTAGTTGGAAATCAGTGGGGTGTGTGGTGGTATGGGTATATATAGTATATTCAATCTGTGTTTACTGTTTGAATAATAGAAAAATGCGCTAGCTCAAGATTTCCTTTCAGTATTATGGTTTTCAAAAATCTATGTTTTGTAGAAATAAGGGTTGTGTGAACAGAAAATAGGTCAATTATTAGGTTAATTAGCTGAATTGTCACCTGCAACTGAAAATGCCAAATAGATGACTTGTGAAGGGGTTATTTTATTAGAGAAGCCATTTGGGCTAGGTGCAGTTTGTGTACATAGTAAAActgttcttcccctcctccaaatTTAGCATCTAAATAGAAAAGATAGGCAAAGCATGAGAGGATTGGGATTATGTTTAtcaatggggaactgaggcacagagactaagggacttgccccaggtcacacagtttGGTGGCAAAACTAGGAATTGAACCCGTATCTCCGTCTTGTGCCCTAACCACAAGTCCATCCTTCTTTAATGGAGCATTGTAAATATTGAAACTGAAATGTGCAAAATTGCTTGATTCTAGCAAGCTGGGCTTTTGTCTTCCTAGACTTTAGAAGGTGTTGATGTACATTGCTTTGGTCACTTACTGTATGAAATGACGTATGGGAGACCTCCAGATTCAATCCCAGTGGACGGCTTCCCTCCTGCTCCATCCGCATCAGTCGGTCAGTATACTATTGGGGAGGTATTAGTCTCTGTTTAAAGTAACTTCAATTGTCTGCCTTTCTTTTAATCCAACTATAAAGGACATATTTGACTATACTAGAAACCTACTTAATATGTCTTGTAGCTTTAGAAGGAGAGTTCTGAGGCTGGATAATTTATTTACTAAATTAACTACAATAGAAAATGTACCATACCTGTACGTTTCTGTGTTTGTGAGATGCCTTTTCCCTGAAGAAATATATATGGCACATAGATACACTGAGTTGCTTTATTATTCTTTCTTTACTACACAGTTTCTGATCATCTGGTAAAAGTAATATCTACTGCTCCTGAACTGTTTTAGTTGAAAGGTTAGTTAGGGAGTGTTACACAACAGTGCCTAATCTGCTTTCCTTGGTTCGGGATAAAAATGTTAGCAAATGTGTTCCTGCTGTATAAAAATCTGcccattctttctcttccttccttccttcctttttaaagTGGCTGTTTTGGAATCCCTACTCTCCTGTGAGGCCCTAAAGAATGGTATGCCAGCTGTCTCCAAGATCTTACAGATGTCGTAAGTTCTCGTTGCCTTGTTTTTTGTAGACTTTAGTATTGTTAATTATATTAATATGAGCAAAGCTTTCTCTGTGCTCTCATCATTCATAATaaagggtttttttggtgggaggAATAACCTCTCCTAAATGAGAGCATTAATGGTCTAACTTTATTTGATGTACGTCACTTGTAAAATATGGACGATGTTCCTTAAATTATTCTGACCCTTGCTACATTGTAGCATATAATACATTCACCCACACAGGTGGTGTTTGCATTTTAATGAAGGACTTCTGATTTTTCAACTTTAATTAATAAACAACCATAAAACACtccttattttattaaaaaaagaaaaaattggcATTTATCAAAAAAACCCACTGGAAATGGTTTCTTgatctatgggcttgtctatataGAGCAGTAATATGGAACACTCGGGTGAGATTTCTAAAATGCACTAATGTGCTGCAtgttaattggtccatgtagatcTTACTGAtgtacactaaaagttccctagtgcactttagcATAGTGCTATTTAAATTGGTTCTACGTTAAAGTATGCCAGGGAACATTACAAGAGATTATTCATTACAGTATTTATTTCTGTAATGAgtaaatatataatattatattatatacataCTTACTTACTTATTATAGGGTGTTCAAAGAGAGCCCTGAAAACCTCTGATTTTGGACCTCTATATAAAAttcaaattgctaaaaataaatccCCCAAAAAGGGAAGTAATTAACCCTGAAAAATATAAGCCCGGTGTACAGAGCATGTTGCTGTAATTATTTAAATAGGCCCAGCCATCCATTACGAACACATGCAAAAGTACATGGAGGGAGGATAAGAAAACATCTAAAATGCAGAAGTGATCCTTAATAGATTTGATTGGCAGTGAGCCTGCAATGTGATTAACAAAGTAGATTTTATTGCTTTGTTCAATGTTTGTGCTCAAAATAGGGAGTGGGCAAAAGTGTAATATTCTGTCCTTTAGAATTGTGGCCTAGTCCCCCGGTGTGTAGCTTGCCACACATTTTGGGGCGTGTTGTAGAGTTCCATATTCTCTGGTGGGAAAGGGTCAGTGCAGTCTTGTCTTTTGtcgtcttctttttttatttgagggggagaggaaataaacagaaatcTGACAATAGGGAAATGGTATTGGTGTAAGAATTTATAAAGGTCATGAGTTAGAGAAGATCATCCATGTCCAGTCTAACCTGATGTGTACATGCAGCATGATTTGGAATGTGTAGGTTCTGGGTTCATATACATGCcaatacaataaaaaataaacctctctctctccttgaatAAAATTCTATTCTGTAGAAAGAGTTTGTTTAATTTTGGCAAGGGCACATAATTAAAAAGCGGGGgtcggggggagtggggaagaaatTCACAAGTAGGTTTTAAAGGGACTCTGACAACTTTATCACACCTTTCTCTGAATTTTCTACCTACTATTGTTCCTGAGTGTCTGGATCTGGGATGTTGGAGAAGTTCATCACTTTTGTGTAAACATGTGGTGATCTGCAATAGTGTCAAAATTCTAAACTATTGGTCACAGGGGATTTAACTCTGACATTTCACTGGACAACCTTCTACTGTGTTTTCAAAAAGAAATAGAAAGTAGCTGGAAATAGTCTGAAAATAGGAATATTATAACAACATTGCCCTCTAGTGTACTTCCCCTGTGCTCTGAAAAGAGGATTAATCATTTGTATTGTTGCTGCTGTCTAGTGggattgaatgaaatgttttttccTTGTTCAATTACTTTAACTGGAGTGTTAAAATCCAGGTAAACGGAAATGTGAAGCTTTACTCAGATGTCTTCCTTGCTCTTTATTGCTTTGAATATATAATGACTGTGCAAAGAGAGAGCTTCTTGTCAAAGAGGAGTGATCTTTTAGATGCAGTGTACCCAAAAAAACCACCTGATCCCTGTAGTCGTTATGCCATTTTAAGCAAAGGGAGAGTTGGCTGTGGGAGAGTCTGGTCTGCCTAACTAAAATTACCTTGTTTCAGCTGTCAGTGTCTCTCTTGGTCTCCTCCTAAAGCTGTTAGCTAGTCTTGCATGTTCCACATCAGAGGTGGCTACGTGTCAGGGAGGATTGCTATTTGTACATTATGACCCTCTGGATGAAAAGCACCATATACATGCCAGTgcaaagacctgaagaagagctctgtgtgagcgcgaaagcttgtctctcaccagcagaaattggtccaatccACTTTGTCTTAGTGCAAAGAATAAGCAGCAGTGGAGGGGATGGTGGTAATGCTGCATTCTCTTCTTGATCCTGTCTGTCTCTTGGAAATAACACACCAGCTTgaacttttctttcctttcagatTATTCAGTGATATTCTACTAACGAATTCCGAGAAACCACAGTTTAAGGTAAAAGTGAACGACACTGGCGTATCATGAATTGCTGCTGACTGTGTGGTTATGTGGCTGGCTTTGGGCCTTGGTGCTATCAATCTGAAATGGGGGGTTGGGTGAATGAGATGGATGCTTGGCTCTGTTCAGGGCTGCCAAGGCACCAGTGCTGCTGTTTCTTTCAGCAGCACTTAGCAAGGGAGCTTGTTTATTGGATTCGTTCATTTGAAATGTCCCTGGGACACTTGTATGTTTTactcattagatttttttaaggATGATGGTAGTTGCTGTTCCTTACTGTGAACACTGACCCAAACGTAAAGCAAACTCAGGGTTTAGGGATAGTGGGGGAGCACTCAGCACCAAATTCTGCAGATGCCTCAAACTGTCCCTCAGAAAAGAAGTTACTTGTACATAGTGGACAAGAGAAGTAAACAGCAAGATTTTCTTTGGTGGTTCTTTGTTATAAGATGAACAAATGTGAACTTCATAAAGTTCTGTAGGAGATTCAGGATAAACAATCTCTTCAAAGCATGAGTAACCTAATATAGATCCGGCACCATGTCTGTTTACCAACTACTTGCCATGTGCAAGTAGTTTCAACAGCAATGGTGAGAACAGACTCCTGCAGTATTGCATGGGAGCGTGATCTCCTTGCCACTGATTGGAACCTTCCCATAAGAAATCAACAGAACCACTCTAAACCATCAGCTAGTCCACAGTCCGATCTGAAGCCCCTTGTATCTGAACAGCTGCTAGATTAACATTGGCCTTAACTCCTCCATCATACACCATGCTCTTTTCCTGTTGTTGAGGCTTGCAGCCAGGTTTGGAGGGAGCAGTGCTTGCAGAAATCCCATGTGGTCTAAGTGGATACACAGTTATCTTCATTAAACAATCAATGTTAGAACCTGGGGACTCATCATAGATCCAGAAATTCCTCAGATTAAAAGTGGATGTATGGAGGTGAAGCTGTGTTAATTCTGCTTGGCACATCTCATACCAtgattattttctttcctttaccAGATTCCCACAAAGTTAAAAGAGGCATTGAAAACTGCCAAGGAATGCATAGAAAAGAGACTCACTGAAGAACAGAAATTGGTAATTTCTGCATTGCTCTCTGGTTTTCCCACAGACATTCTTTCCCGTGATCTTTTAAACCAAAGATTTTATGACAAACGGTGAAATGTTAGATTTTCATCAATAGGTTTAATAAATCTTACTGAGGTGAAGTATGCCTGCGAGACTATTGCAGTAGATGTAAGAAACATTTTAGAACAGATTCTTTTTCAATTTAATTATATTTGGGTGTCTTAAAGGTATGCTGCACAATGTAAGATAGAACATGAGTATTACATTAGAAAACACaagcttgtttgtttttctagttAACTTTATCATATTTAAAAACTACATGAGCTAAAATGGCTAATTGACAGCATGAAGCCAAACTTCCTGG carries:
- the PXK gene encoding PX domain-containing protein kinase-like protein isoform X5, which encodes MDREFIAERQKGLQNYLNVITTNHILSNCELVKKFLDPNNYSVNYTEIALQHVSMFFRSEPKWEVVEPLKDIGWRIRKRYFLMKSKNQPKERLMLSWADFGPDKYLSDKDFQCAVKLLPSCSHPYIYKVTFATANESSALVIRPFNEKGTLKDLIYKAKPKDPFLKKYCNPKKIQGLELQQIKTFGRQILEVLKFLHEKGFPYGHLHSSNVMLDGDTCRLLDLENSLLGLPSFYRSYFTQFRKINTLEGVDVHCFGHLLYEMTYGRPPDSIPVDGFPPAPSASVVAVLESLLSCEALKNGMPAVSKILQMSLFSDILLTNSEKPQFKIPTKLKEALKTAKECIEKRLTEEQKLIHQHRRLTRAQSHHGSEEEKKKRKILARKKSKLTAVESGEEHLAKYSNSNNSAGSGASSPLTSPSSPTPPSTAGVSTIPPPPPPPAAPPLPPQMDGAVHPDPSPADSASREALLSSIQNFQKGALKKADTCDYSVPRIS
- the PXK gene encoding PX domain-containing protein kinase-like protein isoform X4, producing the protein MAFMEKPPAGKVLLDDTVPLTAVIEASQSLHSHTEYIIRVQRGISMENSWQIVRRYSDFDLLNSSLQISALSLPLPPKKLIGNMDREFIAERQKGLQNYLNVITTNHILSNCELVKKFLDPNNYSVNYTEIALQHVSMFFRSEPKWEVVEPLKDIGWRIRKRYFLMKSKNQPKERLMLSWADFGPDKYLSDKDFQCAVKLLPSCSHPYIYKVTFATANESSALVIRPFNEKGTLKDLIYKAKPKDPFLKKYCNPKKIQGLELQQIKTFGRQILEVLKFLHEKGFPYGHLHSSNVMLDGDTCRLLDLENSLLGLPSFYRSYFTQFRKINTLEGVDVHCFGHLLYEMTYGRPPDSIPVDGFPPAPSASVVAVLESLLSCEALKNGMPAVSKILQMSLFSDILLTNSEKPQFKIPTKLKEALKTAKECIEKRLTEEQKLIHQHRRLTRAQSHHGSEEEKKKRKILARKKSKLTAVESGEEHLAKYSNSNNSAGSGASSPLTSPSSPTPPSTAELTSF
- the PXK gene encoding PX domain-containing protein kinase-like protein isoform X2; the encoded protein is MAFMEKPPAGKVLLDDTVPLTAVIEASQSLHSHTEYIIRVQRGISMENSWQIVRRYSDFDLLNSSLQISALSLPLPPKKLIGNMDREFIAERQKGLQNYLNVITTNHILSNCELVKKFLDPNNYSVNYTEIALQHVSMFFRSEPKWEVVEPLKDIGWRIRKRYFLMKSKNQPKERLMLSWADFGPDKYLSDKDFQCAVKLLPSCSHPYIYKVTFATANESSALVIRPFNEKGTLKDLIYKAKPKDPFLKKYCNPKKIQGLELQQIKTFGRQILEVLKFLHEKGFPYGHLHSSNVMLDGDTCRLLDLENSLLGLPSFYRSYFTQFRKINTLEGVDVHCFGHLLYEMTYGRPPDSIPVDGFPPAPSASVVAVLESLLSCEALKNGMPAVSKILQMSLFSDILLTNSEKPQFKIPTKLKEALKTAKECIEKRLTEEQKLIHQHRRLTRAQSHHGSEEEKKKRKILARKKSKLTAVESGEEHLAKYSNSNNSGVSTIPPPPPPPAAPPLPPQMDGAVHPDPSPADSASREALLSSIQNFQKGALKKADTCDYSVPRIS
- the PXK gene encoding PX domain-containing protein kinase-like protein isoform X3; its protein translation is MQYSRCGRTMDLYRGNMISALSLPLPPKKLIGNMDREFIAERQKGLQNYLNVITTNHILSNCELVKKFLDPNNYSVNYTEIALQHVSMFFRSEPKWEVVEPLKDIGWRIRKRYFLMKSKNQPKERLMLSWADFGPDKYLSDKDFQCAVKLLPSCSHPYIYKVTFATANESSALVIRPFNEKGTLKDLIYKAKPKDPFLKKYCNPKKIQGLELQQIKTFGRQILEVLKFLHEKGFPYGHLHSSNVMLDGDTCRLLDLENSLLGLPSFYRSYFTQFRKINTLEGVDVHCFGHLLYEMTYGRPPDSIPVDGFPPAPSASVVAVLESLLSCEALKNGMPAVSKILQMSLFSDILLTNSEKPQFKIPTKLKEALKTAKECIEKRLTEEQKLIHQHRRLTRAQSHHGSEEEKKKRKILARKKSKLTAVESGEEHLAKYSNSNNSAGSGASSPLTSPSSPTPPSTAGVSTIPPPPPPPAAPPLPPQMDGAVHPDPSPADSASREALLSSIQNFQKGALKKADTCDYSVPRIS